Proteins encoded by one window of Salvia splendens isolate huo1 chromosome 5, SspV2, whole genome shotgun sequence:
- the LOC121802330 gene encoding probable 6-phosphogluconolactonase 4, chloroplastic: MAASFRALSAALPNQSLTRSPPRFLAASCLSLRLNSVSYTPRRGATRASMAEIVTPKSRGKVKVFDTEEDLAVSLAEYAADLSKKSSQRKDSFTVVLSGGSLVKSLRKLLEQPYIDSVDWSKWHVFWVDERVVPKDHPDSNYLLAYNEFLSKVPIPTGNVYAINDALSAEGAADDYETCLKHLMKTKTIDQSERTGFPKFDLMLMGMGPDGHIASLFPEHPLVHEKEKWVSFITDSPKPPPERISFTLPVINSSASIALVVAGAGKANAVHIALSDVSNSDMLPVQLVAPEGELSWFLDKGAASKL, from the exons ATGGCCGCCTCCTTCCGCGCTCTCTCTGCCGCTCTCCCCAATCAATCCCTTACCCGATCGCCGCCGCGCTTCCTCGCCGCCAGCTGTCTCAGTCTCAGATTGAATTCGGTTTCGTACACGCCGAGGCGCGGAGCAACGAGAGCTTCCATGGCTGAGATCGTGACGCCGAAGAGCAGGGGAAAAGTCAAAGTGTTCGATACGGAAGAAGATCTGGCGGTGTCGCTCGCGGAATACGCCGCTGATTTGTCCAAAAAATCGTCGCAGCGGAAGGACTCGTTCACCGTTGTTCTCTCCGGTGGATCCCTCGTTAAGTCTCTTAG GAAATTATTGGAGCAGCCTTACATTGATTCAGTAGATTGGTCAAAATGGCATGTGTTTTGGGTGGATGAGAGAGTGGTGCCGAAGGATCATCCTGATAGTAATTATCTCCTTGCTTACAATGAGTTTCTATCCAAG GTGCCAATTCCCACGGGCAACGTGTACGCCATAAACGATGCACTGTCTGCAGAAGGCGCAGCAGACGATTACGAGACCTGTCTCAAGCATTTGATGAAAACTAAAACAATAGATCAATCCGAGAGAACTGGGTTCCCCAAATTTGACCTTATGCTAATGGGCATGGGTCCTGACGGTCACATTGCTTCCTTGTTCCCCGAACACCCTCTCGTTCACGAAAAAGAGAAATGGGTTTCCTTCATCACAGATTCACCTAAACCCCCTCCAGAAAGGATCTCTTTCACTCTCCCGGTCATCAATTCCTCTGCAAGCATCGCCCTTGTTGTTGCGGGTGCTGGTAAAGCCAACGCTGTACATATTGCGCTGAGTGATGTTTCGAACTCCGACATGCTTCCGGTCCAACTGGTTGCACCGGAAGGGGAGTTGTCGTGGTTTTTGGACAAGGGGGCAGCTTCCAAGCTCTAG
- the LOC121802075 gene encoding cytochrome b5-like — protein sequence MASDPKSHTFEEVAKHNKTKDCWLIISGKVYDVTPFMEDHPGGDEVLLSATGKDATNDFEDVGHSDSAREMMDQYLIGEIDMATVPLKRSYVPPEQPSYNPDKTPEFVIKILQFLVPLLILGLAFAVRVYTKEK from the exons ATGGCATCAGATCCGAAATCTCACACATTTGAGGAAGTAGCCAAGCACAATAAGACCAAGGATTGCTGGCTGATTATCAGCGGAAAG gtTTATGATGTGACCCCATTCATGGAGGATCATCCCGGAGGTGATGAAGTTCTGCTATCGGCCACAG GAAAAGACGCAACCAACGACTTTGAAGATGTTGGGCACAGCGATTCTGCTCGGGAGATGATGGACCAGTACTTGATCGGGGAGATAGACATGGCAACGGTTCCCCTGAAACGAAGCTACGTTCCTCCAGAGCAACCATCGTACAATCCAGACAAGACTCCAGAGTTTGTGATCAAGATCCTGCAGTTTCTCGTGCCTCTCCTGATATTGGGACTGGCGTTTGCTGTCCGAGTCTACACCAAAGAGAAATGA
- the LOC121802445 gene encoding outer mitochondrial transmembrane helix translocase-like: MKGNSGETKIVQELILYAASAALSCLVLFVGLRQLDPNREASKKALEHKKEIAKRLGRPLIQTNSYEDIVACDVVNPEHIDVKFESIGGLDAIKQALYELVILPLRRPELFSHGKLLGPQKGVLLYGPPGTGKTMLAKAIAKESGAVFINVRIANLMSKWFGDAQKLVTAVFTLAYKLQPAIIFIDEVDSFLGQRKSSDHEALTNMKTEFMALWDGFTTDQNARVMVLAATNRPSELDEAILRRLPQSFEIGLPDRKDRVAILKVILKDETVEDDIDYERIAALCEGYTGSDLLELCKKAAYFPIRELLDDEKSGKPSKEPRPLSQTDLERVVATTTKTNVAAVEFGRFSSQSSGLYQQRDSDDYQVQAAIGELSRLVVSQILNLQAGAQDP; this comes from the exons atgaaAGGCAATTCGGGTGAGACGAAAATCGTGCAAGAGCTGATTCTGTACGCGGCCAGCGCCGCCCTCAGTTGTCTGGTGCTGTTTGTCGGCCTCAGGCAATTGGACCCCAACCGCGAAGCCTCCAAAAAAGCCCTTGAACACAAGAAGGAGATCGCCAAGCGTTTAGGCCGACCTCTGATCCAAACCAATTCCTACGAG GATATTGTAGCTTGTGATGTAGTCAACCCAGAGCACATAGATGTGAAATTCGAGAGCATTGGAGGATTGGATGCCATTAAACAAGCATTGTATGAATTAGTTATTCTTCCATTGCGAAGACCTGAGTTATTTTCTCATGGGAAGCTTCTTGGTCCACAAAAAGGCGTTCTGCTCTACGGACCACCTGGTACTGGGAAGACGATGCTTGCAAAGGCAATTGCGAAAGAGTCTGGAGCTGTCTTCATTAATGTCAGAATAGCCAATTTAATGAGCAAATGGTTTGGTGATGCACAAAAACTAG TGACTGCTGTGTTCACCTTGGCTTACAAACTTCAGCCGGCAATCATTTTTATTGACGAAGTGGACAGTTTTCTGGGTCAGCGCAAATCTTCAGACCATGAAGCACTAACGAACATGAAAACCGAATTCATGGCCTTGTGGGATGGTTTCACCACGGACC AAAATGCTCGAGTTATGGTATTAGCTGCAACCAACCGTCCATCAGAACTTGATGAGGCGATTCTTAGACGCCTTCCACAGTCATTTGAAATTGGTCTGCCCGATCGTAAGGATAGGGTTGCAATACTGAAGGTGATATTGAAGGATGAGACGGTCGAAGATGACATTGATTACGAGCGCATAGCTGCACTCTGTGAAGGTTATACCGGCTCGGATCTTCTTGAGCTCTGTAAAAAAGCTGCTTATTTTCCAATAAGGGAATTGCTTGATGATGAGAAATCCGGAAAACCATCTAAG GAGCCCAGACCGCTGTCACAGACCGATTTGGAGAGAGTCGTTGCTACAACCACCAAGACAAATGTTGCTGCAGTAGAATTCGGCAGATTTAGCTCACAGTCATCAGGATTGTATCAGCAAAGAGATTCGGATGATTATCAGGTCCAAGCCGCTATTGGCGAGCTATCCAGGCTTGTCGTTTCACAAATTCTGAACCTTCAGGCGGGCGCCCAAGATCCTTGA
- the LOC121802986 gene encoding vacuolar protein sorting-associated protein 26B, translating to MNYIIGAFKPACSITVSFGDGKSRKQVALKKDNGKTVLIPVFHSQDTISGKISIEPISGKKVEHNGIKVELLGQIEIYFDRGNYYDFTSLVRELDVPGEIYERKTFPFEFSTVEMPYETYNGTNVRLRYVLKVSISRNYGGSIMEYQDFVVRNYAPPPSINNSIKMEVGIEDCLHIEFEYNKSKYHLKDVIVGKIYFLLVRIKIKNMDLEIRRRESTGSGTNTHVETETLAKFELMDGAPVRGESIPIRLFLSPYELAPTYSNINNKFSVKYYLNLVLVDEEDRRYFKQQEITMYRLSETS from the exons ATG AATTATATAATTGGAGCGTTTAAGCCGGCATGCAGCATTACTGTTTCATTCGGTGATGGGAAATCTCGAAAGCAG GTGGCACTGAAGAAGGATAATGGTAAAACAGTGCTAATCCCCGTCTTTCATAGTCAAGATACCATATCTGGGAAG ATATCCATCGAACCGATTTCAGGGAAGAAGGTGGAACACAATGGTATCAAGGTCGAGCTCCTTGGTCAGATTG AAATTTACTTTGACAGAGGAAACTATTACGACTTTACTTCCCTAG TTCGTGAGCTGGATGTTCCTGGAGAGATATATGAGAGGAAAACATTTCCCTTTGAATTTTCAACTGTGGAGATGCCATATGAGACATATAATGGGACGAACGTGCGGCTGAG GTACGTCCTAAAAGTCTCAATAAGTCGGAATTATGGTGGAAGCATAATGGAATACCAAGACTTCGTG GTTCGGAATTATGCTCCTCCTCCGTCTATTAACAACAGCATTAAG ATGGAAGTTGGGATTGAGGACTGCCTTCATATTGAGTTTGAATACAACAAGAGCAA GTACCATTTAAAAGATGTCATTGTTggcaaaatatattttcttcttgTAAGAATCAAGATTAAAAACATGGATCTTGAGATCAGACGCAGAGAATCAACAGGATCAGGGACGAACACGCATGTCGAGACTGAGACGCTTGCGAAGTTTGAACTGATGGATGGCGCTCCAGTCAGAG GTGAATCAATTCCTATCAGATTGTTCTTAAGTCCGTATGAGCTAGCTCCAACATATTCGAATATCAATAACAAGTTTAGTGTGAAATACTATCTCAACCTTGTCCTTGTTGATGAAGAGGACCGCCGATATTTCAAGCAACAAGAGATCACAATGTACAGGCTTAGTGAAACCTCCTGA
- the LOC121801996 gene encoding RNA-binding protein 1-like isoform X2, translated as MADAYWRYGDGRQQPASLPPHVVKRPRTDSDMPSGPDMSGYYGRDEDRAGLRVIRDTDTMNATYDRYLRSVQMPSYASESGRSMSSGLGGHHHVDDPRALGIVGSNPAAAAAAKNRSLGVGGRPEIPLPPDASSTLFVEGLPANCTRREVSHIFRPFVGYKEVRLVTKESRHSGGDPLVLCFVDFQSPAHAATAMDAIQG; from the exons ATGGCGGATGCTTATTGGAGGTACGGCGACGGTAGGCAGCAGCCAGCTTCGCTTCCCCCTCACGTGGTTAAACGACCCCGTACCGATTCTG ATATGCCTAGTGGACCTGACATGTCAGGCTACTATGGCCGTGACGAGGATAGGGCTGGACTGCGTGTTATTAGAGATACGGACACCATGAATGCAACATATGATCGCTACCTCCGCAGTGTG CAAATGCCGTCATACGCCAGTGAGTCTGGACGATCTATGAGCAGTGGACTTGGAGGACATCATCATGTTGATGATCCACGTGCGTTAGGAATTGTCGGGTCAAACCCAGCAGCCGCAGCAGCTGCAAAAAACCGATCTTTGGGAGTTGGAGGACGGCCTGAAATTCCTCTTCCTCCTGATGCTAGCAGCACCTTGTTTGTGGAGGGCTTGCCTGCGAATTGCACTCGCAGGGAAGTTTCCC ATATATTTCGTCCATTTGTAGGCTACAAGGAAGTAAGGCTAGTAACTAAAGAATCAAGACAT TCTGGTGGTGATCCCCTGGTGCTTTGCTTTGTTGATTTTCAGAGCCCGGCTCATGCAGCCACAGCAATGGATGCTATACAAG GCTGA
- the LOC121801996 gene encoding RNA-binding protein 1-like isoform X1, with translation MADAYWRYGDGRQQPASLPPHVVKRPRTDSDMPSGPDMSGYYGRDEDRAGLRVIRDTDTMNATYDRYLRSVQMPSYASESGRSMSSGLGGHHHVDDPRALGIVGSNPAAAAAAKNRSLGVGGRPEIPLPPDASSTLFVEGLPANCTRREVSHIFRPFVGYKEVRLVTKESRHSGGDPLVLCFVDFQSPAHAATAMDAIQGYNFDEHDRDSTHLRLQFARFPGARSGGGHRGKR, from the exons ATGGCGGATGCTTATTGGAGGTACGGCGACGGTAGGCAGCAGCCAGCTTCGCTTCCCCCTCACGTGGTTAAACGACCCCGTACCGATTCTG ATATGCCTAGTGGACCTGACATGTCAGGCTACTATGGCCGTGACGAGGATAGGGCTGGACTGCGTGTTATTAGAGATACGGACACCATGAATGCAACATATGATCGCTACCTCCGCAGTGTG CAAATGCCGTCATACGCCAGTGAGTCTGGACGATCTATGAGCAGTGGACTTGGAGGACATCATCATGTTGATGATCCACGTGCGTTAGGAATTGTCGGGTCAAACCCAGCAGCCGCAGCAGCTGCAAAAAACCGATCTTTGGGAGTTGGAGGACGGCCTGAAATTCCTCTTCCTCCTGATGCTAGCAGCACCTTGTTTGTGGAGGGCTTGCCTGCGAATTGCACTCGCAGGGAAGTTTCCC ATATATTTCGTCCATTTGTAGGCTACAAGGAAGTAAGGCTAGTAACTAAAGAATCAAGACAT TCTGGTGGTGATCCCCTGGTGCTTTGCTTTGTTGATTTTCAGAGCCCGGCTCATGCAGCCACAGCAATGGATGCTATACAAG GTTACAATTTCGATGAGCATGACCGCGACTCGACACACTTAAGGCTCCAATTTGCTCGCTTTCCCGGTGCAAGGTCAGGGGGTGGGCATCGTGGGAAACGTTGA